ATTGCCATGTTAAGGCATTATTATGCCCGCATAAAGGAAAGATTAACAAACTACCGAAATTTTAAAATTTTCTTTTTCAAGTAATTTTCAAATGGTTCTTCGGGTTTAGGATATGGCGTTTTTATATAGCAAAGAAGAGGCAATTTGAGAAGACATCTCTGTTGGTTTAATAAGTTTATAGGGGGTAGCTGCTGCGGTTATTTCAACAAAAAAGCCATGTGCATTTTAAAGTCACACGGCTTTTTTGCCGGAAGAAAATACATTATTAAAGCAATTTATTTACTTTACTCTCCGGTAATAGACGGCGCCACCATCCTGATAGCAACAAGACGTACTTAATTTAAGCTTTTCATTTTCCAGCTCGATGTAATTATAAGACCCGGAGGCGCTTTCGGATGTGGAGAAGGTGAGGGTATTCTTTCTTTCGCAGCAATCTTTTTTAACCTTTAAAGTGTAAGTTCCTTTATAATCCAGGGTGTCGTGGCGTTTTCTCTCGTAGCTGCCATCGGCCGCTATAATTATTATTTGGCCATTACCCGGAAGCAGGGTTTGGTCAAAATTATAACTATAAGATCTTTCTTGTTCCCAGGTTCCTACCAGTTGGGATTTAGTCGGATTTAGATCTGCGTCTTTTTTGCAAGCAAAAATAAGGAAGGGCGTAAATAGCAGGAGTAGGGTTTTCTTCATAAACAAAAAATAAGTAGTAACGCTTTGCCAGGCTATTTAAAGCAATAACTATTATTCAGTTTATGAAACAGAAGAGCTAAGAAGTATGGCTCAAAAACTTAATTACTGTAACAGAAACTGATAGGTTGCTATAGCCTGGTTTTGAAATAAAGAGCCTGTTTTTTGGTATTTGGTTGCATTGGTGTTTTAATTCTTAACCCGGGTTTATTGGTGCTTTGGCCGGGCCAATGCGGGTAACCCGAGCTAAATATGATCGTCGGCTTTGTCTACAATGGTGCGCACCTGCTGGTCGAGTTCGGTGGCGCTTTCCTGCAGCATGGCTACAATCTGATTTATTTCGTTGTTGGTAGCGGGTATTTGTTGCAATAACTTAAGTAAGCCCATAATATTGGCCAAAGGCGCCCGGATTAGGTGCGCCTGGTTAAACGATAACTCTTGTAAAGCCTGCGATTTTTGCTGTTTTTCTTCTTCGGCACGGGTTCTTTGTAACAGCAACTCATTTTCGTATTTTTTGCGGTCTTCTACTTTAAAAATAATGGCGTTGATTATTTCTTTGCCTTCGGCGGTTTTAGTTACGGCTTTGCCGTTAAACAAGCACGAGAAAGTGCCTGTAGCGGTTTTAATGTTTAAGTTAATTTCTTTGGCTTCCTGATGCATTTTCAGGATGGGCTGCACAAATAGCTCGAAGTACATTACTCCCGCTTTATCCAGCAAGTCTTTAAATTTTTTTTGCGTGATATCCTGCTCGGTTATTTCCAGCCAGTTTAATAATGTTTGGTTGGCGTAGAGAATAGGGCCATTTACTTCAAAAGTGAGCAAGCCGCAGGGCGCGGTGTGGTACAAAAACTTAAAATCTAAAGCGTTGTTCTGAGTTTCGTTTGGCATGGCCTTTCTGTTAATGGAGGTGCAGGTAAGCGTTAATGGCCGCTATGGTTTCTTCGGGGGCGCTCAAATGGGGACAATGCCCGGTAGCCTGTAAAATTTTTAACGTATTGTGCGAGGCTTTTTCCTGGATGTAATATCCCACTTCTAAAGGTGCCAGTATGTCGTCGGAACATTGCAGGGTAAGGCTCTCGGTTTGCAGTTTCTCCAGGTCGGCGCGGTTATCCGACAGAAAGGTTACGCGGGCAAATTCTTTGGCTATGTCCGGGTCAGTGGCGCAAAAGTTAGCGGTTAATTCTTCGCCCAGCTCGGGCCGGTCGGAATTGCCCATTACCTGCGGCCCTAAAAAGCTCGACCAGCCCAGGTAATTGCTATCCATTAAGGTAAGCAGGTTTATTAAATCTTCTTTGTCCATACCGCCGACGTAATCGTCTTCGTTGATGTAGTACGGCGATGGCGCCACAAAAATTAATTTACTAAAATAAGCAGGTTGCATAATAGCGGCTTTTACCCCAACCATGCTGCCCACGGAGTGCCCGAT
The sequence above is a segment of the Adhaeribacter swui genome. Coding sequences within it:
- a CDS encoding alpha/beta fold hydrolase, which produces MIDVIKRNNVRVVGTGEQAMLLAHGFGCSQNVWRHFVAAYQTKFKLILFDFVGAGQSDLSAYDSKRYSTISGYAQDVLDIITALNLSNVIFIGHSVGSMVGVKAAIMQPAYFSKLIFVAPSPYYINEDDYVGGMDKEDLINLLTLMDSNYLGWSSFLGPQVMGNSDRPELGEELTANFCATDPDIAKEFARVTFLSDNRADLEKLQTESLTLQCSDDILAPLEVGYYIQEKASHNTLKILQATGHCPHLSAPEETIAAINAYLHLH
- a CDS encoding PAS domain-containing protein, whose protein sequence is MPNETQNNALDFKFLYHTAPCGLLTFEVNGPILYANQTLLNWLEITEQDITQKKFKDLLDKAGVMYFELFVQPILKMHQEAKEINLNIKTATGTFSCLFNGKAVTKTAEGKEIINAIIFKVEDRKKYENELLLQRTRAEEEKQQKSQALQELSFNQAHLIRAPLANIMGLLKLLQQIPATNNEINQIVAMLQESATELDQQVRTIVDKADDHI